The Streptomyces sp. NBC_00224 genome contains the following window.
CCGATCGCCGCCGACCTCGTCGTGGACGCCTCCGGCCGTGGCAGCCGGGCCCCCGACTGGCTCACCGCGCTGGGCGCGGAGCGGCCCGAAGAGGAGACCCTGGACACCGGACTCGCCTATGCGACACGGGTCTACCGGAGCCCGGCGGGCGGGTCGGACTACGACGACATGGACGGGCACTTCATCGTCCCCAACGTAGGCCAGACGTACGGGGCGGTGGTGCTGCCGACCGAGGGCGACCGGTGGATGGTCACGCTCTCCGGGCTGCGCGGCGCCGAACCGCCCACGGACGACGCGGGGTTCACCGAGTTCGCCGACCGGCTGCCGCACCCGATCGTGCGCCGCTGGCTCGACGGGGCGAAGCCCGAGTCCGCCGCGCTCTCCTACCGCACCACCGCGAACGTGCGCCGTCGCTACGACCGCCCCGGCCGCCGCCCGGCCGGGTTCCTGGCCACCGGTGACGCCCAGTGCGTGTTCAACCCGATCTACGGACAGGGCATGACGGTCGCGGCCCTGGGCGCCGTCGCCCTGCGCGACGCGCTCACCGACACCCGGCGTACGCCGACGACCCGCCGCGTACAGAAGGCGCTGTTCGCGGCGGCGCGCCAGGCGTGGGACATCTCGGCCGGGTCGGACAAGAACATGCCGGGTGCCGAGGGCAGCGCGGCGGGCGGCACGGTGGCCGACCGGATCTCGGGGTGGTACCTGGAGCGTGTCGAACTGCGCGCCACCGGCGACCCGGTCGTGGGCGCGGCCTTCCGCGAAGTCCTGTTCCTGACGGCCCCGGTGACCTCGCTGTTCGCGCCGCGCATCGCGAAGGCGGTGCTGTTCGGCCCCGTACGGGCCACGCCGCCGGAGCCGCCGCTGCGGCGGGAGGAGCGGGAGGAGGTGTAGGGGCCGTACCGGTCACGGCTGCGAGCGGCCCGCGAAGTACGTCGCGATCATGTCCTCCTCGCCATGCCCCGCCGACTGCGCCCGGGTGAACCGCGCGGCGGACGCGGTCATCAGGTCGAGCCGTACGCCCGTGCGCTCGGCCGCTTCGAGGATCAGCCGTGCGTCCTTGAGCGCGGTCGAGAGCGCGAAGCTGGGGGTGAGGTCGCCGGAGAGCAGGGCCGCCGACTTGCCCTGGAGGTACGCGCTGTCCAGCGGCCCGCCCGCCATGGCGTCCAGGAACACCTTGGGGTCGAGTTCGAGTGCCTCGGCGAGGTTGAGGCACTCGGCGACGCTGTTCACCAGGTTGATCACCCACGTGTTGACGACCAGCTTCAGCCGGGAGGCCGCGCCCGGCTCCTCGCCCGCCCGGATGGTGCGCTGCCCGATCGCCTCCAGGACGGGCGCGGCGGCCTCCTGGGCCTCCTGCGGACCGGCGACGAAGACGGTGAGCTCGCCCCGCTCGGCCGGGAGCCGGGTGCCGGCCACCGGCGCGTCGAGATAGGCGAGGCCCAACTCGGCCGCACGCGCGGCGAGTTCGGTGGACGCCTCCGGGCCGACCGTGGCGCACTGGAGCCACAGGGTGCCGGGGGTCAGGCCCGGCGCGGCCGCCTCGATCGTCTCCGCGACCGAGAGGCCGTCGTGCAGCATGGTCAGGACGACGTCCGCGCCGCTCACCGCCTCCTCGGGGCTCGCGCAGACATGCGCCCCGTCGGCGGCGAGCGGCGCGGCCTTGGCGTGCGTACGGTTCCAGACGCGCACCGGCAGCCCCGCGCGCAGCAGGCTGCGGGCCATGCCCGCGCCCATGATCCCGGTGCCGAGGACGGCGACGGTCGGGCGGTCGGGGGCGGTGCTGGGGACGGACATGGCGGGTCTCCTTCGTCGGGCGCGGTCCCGTGCGTACCGGACCAGCTTGGCGTCCGAAGGGGGCGGCGGTGTGGATCGCCTCGCCCGGTCAGCTCGCCTCCGCCTCCTCGCCGGCGTCGCCCAGGACCTCGGCCGCGTCCGCGACCCGGCGCAGCAGGTCGAGGAAGACGGTCTGTTCGGCGGGGGCCAGCGGGGCGAGGAAGACCTCGTTCATCCGGCCGGTGCGGACGGTGAGTTCGCGGTGCACGGCGCGGCCCTCGTCGGTGACGGCGAGCCGGGAGCGGCGGCCGTCGCGCGGGTCGCGCGTCTTGCGCAGCAGGCCGCGCCGGGTGAGCCGGCTGATGACCTCGGCGATGGTCGACCGGTCCAGGCCCACGCGCTCGCCGACGGTCCGCTGGTCCAGGCCCGGGGAGGCGACCAGGGTGTTGAGGACGGCGAACTGGGGGGAGGTGGTCCGCTCGGAGACCATGGTGTTCCAGAGCAGATAGTGGACCTGCTGGAGCCGCCGGGCCAGATGTCCGGGGTGGCCGCTCAAGTCGACTGCGGAC
Protein-coding sequences here:
- a CDS encoding FAD-dependent oxidoreductase encodes the protein MLETVNGTGTSRGGGRHAVVIGASLAGLLAAHVLADHADRVTVIERDRLPDGPEPRGGVPQSRHTHVLLTAGQQAFDELLPGITDELREHGAPHLGMPSDLVQWQAGSWYRRTEATAHILTPSRPLLEWLVRRRVLANPRIETVQGTEAVGLLGDARRVRGVLLRERGAAAAAVGREPQPIAADLVVDASGRGSRAPDWLTALGAERPEEETLDTGLAYATRVYRSPAGGSDYDDMDGHFIVPNVGQTYGAVVLPTEGDRWMVTLSGLRGAEPPTDDAGFTEFADRLPHPIVRRWLDGAKPESAALSYRTTANVRRRYDRPGRRPAGFLATGDAQCVFNPIYGQGMTVAALGAVALRDALTDTRRTPTTRRVQKALFAAARQAWDISAGSDKNMPGAEGSAAGGTVADRISGWYLERVELRATGDPVVGAAFREVLFLTAPVTSLFAPRIAKAVLFGPVRATPPEPPLRREEREEV
- a CDS encoding NAD(P)-dependent oxidoreductase, whose product is MSVPSTAPDRPTVAVLGTGIMGAGMARSLLRAGLPVRVWNRTHAKAAPLAADGAHVCASPEEAVSGADVVLTMLHDGLSVAETIEAAAPGLTPGTLWLQCATVGPEASTELAARAAELGLAYLDAPVAGTRLPAERGELTVFVAGPQEAQEAAAPVLEAIGQRTIRAGEEPGAASRLKLVVNTWVINLVNSVAECLNLAEALELDPKVFLDAMAGGPLDSAYLQGKSAALLSGDLTPSFALSTALKDARLILEAAERTGVRLDLMTASAARFTRAQSAGHGEEDMIATYFAGRSQP
- a CDS encoding MarR family winged helix-turn-helix transcriptional regulator, whose protein sequence is MSAVDLSGHPGHLARRLQQVHYLLWNTMVSERTTSPQFAVLNTLVASPGLDQRTVGERVGLDRSTIAEVISRLTRRGLLRKTRDPRDGRRSRLAVTDEGRAVHRELTVRTGRMNEVFLAPLAPAEQTVFLDLLRRVADAAEVLGDAGEEAEAS